Proteins from a genomic interval of Rhodococcus rhodochrous:
- a CDS encoding tryptophan-rich sensory protein gives MTSHSHGSAPATSPATRTGRDIARVVAVAVSAPLAVVVSFFGSGAAGGTPVAEAAGGALSADSTAVAPGGPAFSIWTLIYAGLLALAVWQALPANHTDARQRAAGWWIAASMLLNAAWITAIQFDQVWLSVVVIVALLAVLVRVFLIFTRVLPSSRLEAVVVDGTMFVYLGWVSVATVANTAAALRYEDIDPFGWGADVWAIIVLAVVAAVSVVLATAGRGRLAVTGALVWGLAWIAVARTGDGGLVSTPAAVAAVTAAVIAVVATVVARIGAERSPTRTTAAA, from the coding sequence ATGACATCCCATTCCCACGGATCCGCGCCCGCCACATCCCCCGCGACCCGCACCGGGCGCGACATCGCCCGCGTCGTGGCCGTGGCGGTGAGCGCTCCGCTTGCCGTCGTGGTGTCGTTCTTCGGTTCGGGTGCGGCCGGTGGGACGCCGGTCGCGGAAGCTGCAGGTGGTGCGTTGTCGGCGGATTCCACGGCGGTCGCGCCCGGAGGCCCGGCCTTCTCGATCTGGACCCTCATCTACGCCGGTCTGCTCGCGCTCGCGGTGTGGCAGGCACTGCCGGCGAACCACACCGACGCGCGTCAACGCGCCGCGGGCTGGTGGATCGCTGCGTCGATGCTGCTGAACGCAGCGTGGATCACGGCGATCCAGTTCGATCAGGTCTGGCTGAGTGTCGTGGTGATCGTCGCGCTGCTCGCCGTGCTCGTCCGGGTGTTCCTGATCTTCACGCGCGTCCTGCCGTCGAGCAGGCTCGAAGCGGTGGTCGTCGACGGCACGATGTTCGTCTACCTGGGCTGGGTGTCGGTGGCGACCGTCGCCAACACCGCCGCGGCGCTGCGTTACGAGGACATCGATCCGTTCGGCTGGGGAGCCGACGTGTGGGCGATCATCGTGCTGGCCGTCGTCGCCGCCGTCTCCGTGGTCCTCGCGACGGCAGGTCGGGGCCGACTGGCCGTGACCGGTGCGCTCGTGTGGGGTCTGGCATGGATCGCGGTCGCCCGCACGGGTGACGGCGGTCTGGTGTCCACTCCCGCAGCGGTCGCCGCCGTGACAGCCGCGGTCATCGCGGTCGTGGCCACCGTGGTGGCGCGCATCGGCGCCGAGCGCTCCCCCACCCGCACGACAGCAGCCGCCTGA
- a CDS encoding vWA domain-containing protein: MSARLLPGVDHAAFAVGLVDRLRSAGIVVPADGAATLTRALRVCPPSTRSRLYWTARLTLVDRHESLATFDAVFDRIFGDAPLPLDPHARRTGPEDDGPRAAPTTDAPRRIRDAPAGGHDVPWVTRTVVESAEGERAADRPGREVASALAEIADQRFDDLDPARLALVESWIEEAGVRWATRRTRRRVERRTGRVDVRASIAASRSTGFEALRLIRTRPDRRRRQIVVFCDVSRSMRPYVGVYLHLVRALAHTGTAEVFVFSTTATRLTPVLRHRSVEQAIDVANERVRTRFGGTRIAGSLAEVVASHHGHLLRGAIVVVASDGWDSDDPTALAHVLARIRRRAHRVVWLNPRAGQSGFTPSTGSMSAALPHCDAMVAADTLLALQHAVDVVTGTATGPGGLRRRVVGHGVDVLPW; this comes from the coding sequence GTGAGCGCTCGGTTGCTTCCCGGGGTCGATCACGCGGCCTTCGCGGTCGGACTGGTCGACCGGCTCAGGTCCGCCGGGATCGTGGTACCGGCGGACGGAGCGGCGACCCTCACGCGTGCTCTGCGCGTGTGCCCCCCGAGCACCCGGAGCCGTTTGTACTGGACGGCGCGGCTCACGCTCGTCGACCGGCACGAGAGCCTCGCCACCTTCGACGCGGTGTTCGACCGCATCTTCGGCGATGCTCCGCTCCCACTCGACCCACACGCCCGCCGCACCGGGCCGGAGGACGACGGCCCGCGCGCGGCGCCCACGACGGACGCGCCCCGCCGCATACGGGACGCTCCGGCCGGCGGCCACGACGTCCCATGGGTCACCCGGACCGTCGTCGAATCGGCGGAGGGGGAGCGGGCGGCCGATCGGCCCGGCCGCGAGGTCGCGAGCGCACTGGCGGAGATCGCCGACCAGCGGTTCGACGACCTCGACCCCGCACGACTCGCACTGGTCGAATCGTGGATCGAGGAGGCCGGGGTCCGATGGGCCACCCGCCGCACCCGTCGCCGGGTCGAACGCCGCACCGGTCGCGTCGACGTGCGGGCGAGCATCGCCGCCTCGCGCAGTACCGGGTTCGAGGCGCTCCGGCTGATCCGCACCCGCCCCGATCGACGGCGGCGGCAGATCGTCGTCTTCTGCGATGTCAGCCGGTCGATGCGCCCCTACGTCGGGGTGTATCTGCATCTGGTCCGTGCTCTTGCGCACACCGGAACGGCCGAGGTCTTCGTGTTCTCCACCACAGCGACGCGTCTGACCCCGGTCCTGCGGCACCGGTCTGTGGAGCAGGCGATCGACGTCGCCAACGAGCGTGTGCGGACCCGGTTCGGGGGCACGCGCATCGCCGGATCCCTCGCCGAGGTGGTCGCCTCCCATCACGGACACCTGCTGCGCGGAGCGATCGTCGTCGTCGCGTCCGACGGTTGGGACAGCGACGATCCCACCGCACTCGCCCACGTCCTGGCCAGGATCCGGCGCCGCGCCCACCGGGTGGTGTGGCTCAACCCCCGGGCCGGGCAGTCCGGATTCACACCCTCCACCGGGTCGATGTCCGCGGCGCTCCCGCACTGCGACGCGATGGTGGCGGCCGACACACTCCTCGCGCTGCAGCACGCCGTCGACGTCGTCACAGGCACCGCTACCGGCCCCGGAGGGCTCCGACGGCGTGTCGTAGGTCATGGCGTGGACGTCCTACCCTGGTAG
- a CDS encoding AAA family ATPase, producing MSDPSSPGIFTDVDDVVARFDDHDHLLDQGTAAAIHLAVALGRPLLLEGEPGVGKTTAAKVLAQILGSPLIRLQCYEGLSVAEALYDWNYQRQLLAIRLAEARGEVPAEADLYSEEYLLERPILRCVRHRGDRPAVLLVDEIDRADDEFEALLLEFLGEFAVTVPELGTLTATRPPVVVLTSNRSRDLHDALRRRCLYHWIDFPDRARAAAILRRTVPSANAALVERATDFVAVARGLDLDKAPGIAETIDWVSALAALGVADLVRPEAAMSLAALAKTPDDVDALGEALTRFVSTEVS from the coding sequence GTGAGCGATCCGTCGTCCCCGGGCATCTTCACCGACGTCGACGACGTGGTCGCCAGGTTCGACGACCACGACCATCTGCTCGATCAGGGCACCGCCGCCGCGATCCACCTCGCGGTCGCGCTGGGCCGACCACTGTTGCTCGAGGGCGAACCCGGGGTCGGCAAGACCACCGCAGCGAAGGTCCTCGCGCAGATCCTCGGTAGCCCGCTGATCCGGTTGCAGTGCTACGAGGGACTGTCGGTCGCCGAGGCCCTCTACGACTGGAACTACCAGCGTCAACTGCTCGCGATCCGGCTCGCCGAAGCGCGCGGCGAGGTTCCCGCCGAGGCCGACCTGTACTCCGAGGAGTATCTCCTCGAACGCCCGATCCTGCGCTGCGTCCGCCATCGCGGCGACAGACCCGCCGTCCTGCTCGTCGACGAGATCGACCGCGCCGACGACGAATTCGAGGCGCTGTTGCTCGAGTTCCTGGGGGAGTTCGCCGTCACCGTCCCGGAGCTCGGCACCCTCACTGCGACCCGCCCGCCCGTCGTGGTGCTCACCTCCAACCGGAGCCGCGACCTGCACGACGCACTGCGAAGGCGCTGCCTGTACCACTGGATCGACTTTCCCGACCGTGCCCGCGCGGCGGCGATCCTGCGTCGCACGGTACCGTCGGCGAACGCCGCGCTCGTCGAACGTGCCACGGATTTCGTCGCGGTGGCCCGCGGGCTCGATCTCGACAAGGCGCCGGGGATCGCGGAGACCATCGACTGGGTATCGGCCCTCGCGGCGCTCGGCGTCGCCGACCTCGTCCGGCCCGAAGCGGCGATGTCGCTCGCGGCACTGGCGAAGACTCCCGACGACGTCGATGCGCTGGGGGAGGCGCTGACCCGGTTCGTCTCCACCGAGGTGTCGTGA
- a CDS encoding lipase family protein has translation MTRTARVPALLLTCALALLTPLLAPPAVHASPAPGAVVDTPGTVVDVAPLELGLSLPGASSARALTYTTQWRSGAPTTATGALFLPHGTPPEGGWPVVAWAHGTVGLDDSCAPSRLPRTPRDTAYLDHWLGQGYAVVAADYPGLGSDGLHRYLDGQSAANSVIDIVRAGRAVEPSLSDRWVVIGQSQGGHTGLHTARAATARAPELDFRGTLTTGAPSNLEYLFPLGFPGLPDLGLDGLTTFAAYIFAGLRDADPALDLDGYLTPLGREIVDAAERLCYDDLSDRYGEVGVGEVLARPLSDDRFRAAFTDYLAVPTAGYDRPLFLAQGLRDATVPAPLAFTLIADLWAGGANAQFRTYPTGHSETMFASLPDTTGFVAELLHP, from the coding sequence GTGACCCGTACCGCGCGTGTCCCGGCCCTGCTGCTCACCTGTGCACTGGCACTGCTGACGCCACTCCTCGCACCTCCCGCGGTGCACGCGAGTCCGGCACCGGGGGCCGTCGTCGACACGCCGGGGACCGTCGTCGATGTCGCCCCGCTCGAGCTCGGGTTGTCGCTACCCGGCGCGTCCTCGGCGCGGGCCCTGACCTACACCACGCAGTGGCGCAGCGGCGCTCCCACCACCGCGACCGGGGCGTTGTTCCTTCCCCACGGCACGCCTCCCGAGGGAGGGTGGCCCGTCGTCGCGTGGGCGCACGGCACCGTCGGCCTCGACGATTCGTGCGCACCCTCGCGGTTGCCGCGTACACCGCGCGACACCGCCTATCTCGACCACTGGCTCGGGCAGGGTTACGCCGTCGTGGCAGCCGACTATCCGGGTCTCGGGTCGGACGGGTTGCACCGTTATCTGGACGGACAGAGCGCCGCGAACAGCGTCATCGACATCGTGAGGGCGGGACGCGCCGTCGAACCGTCGCTGTCCGACCGCTGGGTCGTGATCGGGCAGTCCCAGGGCGGGCACACCGGCCTGCACACCGCGCGCGCCGCGACCGCCCGGGCACCCGAACTGGACTTCCGCGGGACGCTCACGACCGGCGCCCCGTCCAACCTCGAGTACCTGTTCCCGCTCGGATTCCCGGGCCTTCCCGATCTCGGTCTCGACGGACTCACCACCTTCGCCGCCTACATCTTCGCGGGCCTGCGCGACGCCGATCCGGCCCTGGACCTCGACGGATATCTCACACCCCTCGGACGGGAGATCGTCGACGCCGCCGAACGCCTCTGCTACGACGACCTGAGCGACCGGTACGGCGAGGTCGGCGTCGGTGAGGTCCTCGCTCGACCGCTGAGCGACGACCGGTTCCGTGCGGCGTTCACCGACTACCTGGCCGTGCCGACCGCCGGATACGACCGGCCGCTGTTCCTCGCCCAGGGCCTGCGCGACGCGACGGTGCCCGCGCCCCTCGCGTTCACACTGATCGCGGACCTGTGGGCCGGTGGCGCGAACGCGCAGTTCAGGACGTACCCGACAGGGCATTCGGAGACGATGTTCGCGTCGCTACCCGACACCACGGGCTTCGTCGCGGAGCTGCTGCACCCCTGA
- a CDS encoding acyl-CoA thioesterase produces MTEPDGHRHYRCPIEVRWGDSDRLGHVNNAKVVEYLQEGRIKFFLSELPSRDAVVVRKMDVEFLRPLKDSSAPIEVETAVLRLGTSSFTVRQTILDREGAVCAVADTVLVGFDPETDTSRPLTDEVRAVLDRHRAVAPTG; encoded by the coding sequence GTGACTGAGCCTGACGGGCACCGGCACTACCGGTGCCCGATCGAGGTGCGCTGGGGCGACTCCGACCGGCTCGGACACGTCAACAACGCCAAGGTCGTCGAGTACCTGCAGGAAGGACGCATCAAGTTCTTCCTGAGCGAGTTGCCGTCGCGCGACGCAGTTGTCGTCCGGAAGATGGACGTCGAGTTCCTGCGGCCGCTCAAGGACTCGTCGGCACCGATCGAGGTCGAGACGGCGGTGCTGCGTCTCGGCACGAGCTCGTTCACGGTGCGCCAGACGATCCTCGACCGGGAGGGCGCGGTGTGCGCCGTCGCCGACACAGTGCTCGTCGGCTTCGATCCCGAGACCGATACGTCCCGGCCGTTGACCGACGAGGTACGGGCGGTGCTCGACCGGCACCGCGCCGTCGCGCCCACCGGCTGA
- a CDS encoding cytochrome c oxidase assembly protein has translation MATSELASPAQPPAPAPTRGNPPALLILLGLLAALVAAFAVGLSAAQALVLLGIPDPGPLTTYGLPAVRAISEIATVITIGSLFFAAFLVPPQRGGVLDVGGYRAVRTAGVAATVWAVTAALMVPLTLSDTSGSPLSEAIRPENLFSALGQVEAASAWAWTTVLALITALLIRLTVRWSWTPYLLLLSVVALMPIALTGHSSSGGSHDMATNSLVLHLVAASVWAGGLFALLAHSMRGGEHTDIAARRFSFVAGLAFVVMAVSGVINAAVRMSFDDLTTTTYGRLLLAKIVALVLLGIFGWAQRRRALPALEADPTSRSALVRFTLVEAFVLAATIGLAVGLGRTPPPPPATVPTIQEVELGYQLDVPPSFVSLFFGQWRFDLIFGTAALVLAAAYAVGLWTLRKRGDSWPIGRSIAWFSGCFVLFVATSSGVGMYSPAMFSVHMGAHMALSMLAPVLLALGGAMTLALRAFKPAGRNAPPGPREWILEFLHSPPSRFFTHPIVASVMFVGGFYALYLGGIFTTFIDSHTAHVLMNLHFLLSGYLFYWVVIGVDPSPRDLQPVTKLAMVFGSLPFHAFFGVTLMSMGTVMAESYYRGLALPWNYDLFSDQKVGGSIAWSAGEIPLVLVMLALLVQWSRSDRRTARRVDRAAERDDDADLAAHNAMFAELARRDHEGR, from the coding sequence ATGGCAACATCCGAGCTCGCGTCTCCCGCGCAGCCTCCGGCGCCCGCCCCTACGAGGGGAAACCCGCCGGCACTGCTGATCCTCCTCGGCCTCCTCGCCGCCCTCGTCGCGGCGTTCGCGGTCGGGCTGTCCGCTGCGCAGGCTCTGGTGTTGCTCGGCATCCCCGACCCCGGTCCGCTCACCACCTACGGTCTGCCCGCGGTCCGCGCGATCTCCGAGATCGCGACCGTCATCACCATCGGATCGCTGTTCTTCGCCGCCTTCCTCGTGCCCCCGCAACGAGGGGGTGTGCTCGACGTCGGCGGCTACCGCGCCGTGCGGACCGCGGGCGTCGCGGCGACGGTGTGGGCGGTCACGGCGGCGCTGATGGTGCCGCTGACCCTGTCCGACACCTCCGGCAGCCCGCTGAGCGAGGCGATCCGGCCGGAGAACCTCTTCTCGGCGCTCGGTCAGGTGGAGGCTGCGTCGGCCTGGGCCTGGACGACGGTGCTCGCCCTGATCACCGCCCTGCTGATCCGGCTCACGGTGCGCTGGTCGTGGACGCCCTATCTGCTGCTGCTGTCGGTCGTCGCACTCATGCCGATCGCCCTGACCGGGCACTCATCGTCGGGTGGTTCGCACGACATGGCGACCAACAGCCTCGTGCTGCACCTCGTCGCGGCGTCCGTCTGGGCGGGCGGGTTGTTCGCCCTGCTCGCGCACTCCATGCGGGGCGGTGAGCACACCGACATCGCGGCCCGGCGGTTCTCCTTCGTCGCCGGACTCGCCTTCGTCGTCATGGCCGTCAGCGGCGTCATCAACGCCGCGGTCCGCATGTCGTTCGACGACCTGACCACGACCACCTACGGCAGGCTGCTGCTCGCGAAGATCGTCGCGCTGGTCCTGCTCGGCATCTTCGGCTGGGCGCAGCGCCGCCGGGCACTGCCGGCACTCGAAGCCGACCCCACCAGCCGGTCCGCGCTCGTGCGGTTCACCCTCGTCGAGGCGTTCGTCCTCGCCGCGACGATCGGTCTGGCCGTGGGACTCGGCCGCACGCCCCCGCCGCCGCCGGCTACGGTGCCGACGATCCAGGAGGTCGAGCTCGGCTACCAGCTCGACGTACCGCCGTCGTTCGTGAGCCTGTTCTTCGGGCAGTGGCGTTTCGACCTGATCTTCGGCACGGCTGCTCTCGTGCTCGCCGCCGCCTATGCAGTCGGACTGTGGACGCTGCGCAAGCGCGGCGACTCGTGGCCGATCGGCCGCTCGATCGCCTGGTTCTCGGGCTGCTTCGTGTTGTTCGTCGCCACCAGTTCGGGCGTCGGGATGTACTCGCCGGCGATGTTCAGCGTGCACATGGGCGCGCACATGGCCCTGTCGATGCTCGCCCCGGTGCTCCTGGCGCTCGGCGGGGCGATGACCCTCGCCCTGCGTGCGTTCAAGCCGGCCGGACGCAACGCCCCTCCCGGACCGCGCGAATGGATCCTCGAGTTCCTGCACAGCCCGCCGTCGCGCTTCTTCACACATCCGATCGTCGCGTCGGTCATGTTCGTGGGCGGCTTCTACGCCCTGTATCTCGGTGGGATCTTCACCACGTTCATCGACAGCCACACCGCGCACGTCCTGATGAACCTGCACTTCCTGCTGAGCGGCTACCTCTTCTACTGGGTGGTGATCGGCGTCGACCCGTCGCCGCGCGATCTGCAGCCCGTGACGAAGCTGGCCATGGTCTTCGGCTCGCTCCCGTTCCACGCCTTCTTCGGCGTGACCCTCATGAGCATGGGCACGGTGATGGCCGAGAGCTACTACCGCGGCCTGGCACTGCCGTGGAACTACGACCTGTTCTCCGATCAGAAGGTCGGCGGCAGCATCGCGTGGTCGGCCGGCGAGATCCCGCTCGTGCTCGTGATGCTCGCTCTGCTCGTCCAGTGGTCGCGCAGCGACCGGCGCACGGCGCGACGTGTCGACCGGGCCGCCGAGCGTGACGACGACGCCGATCTCGCGGCACACAACGCGATGTTCGCGGAGCTGGCGCGCCGCGACCACGAGGGTCGCTGA
- the ettA gene encoding energy-dependent translational throttle protein EttA — protein MAEFIYTMKKVRKAHGDKVILDDVTMSFYHGAKIGVVGPNGAGKSSILKIMAGLDQPSNGEAFLDPEATVGILQQEPPLNEEKTVKENVEEGLGEIKVKLDRFNEIAELMATDYSDELMEEMGKLQEELDHANAWDLDSQLEQAMDALRCPPPDEPVTHLSGGERRRVALCKLLLSKPDLLLLDEPTNHLDAESVLWLEQFLASYPGAVLAVTHDRYFLDHVAQWICEVDRGKLHPYEGNYSTYLEKKAERLEVQGKKDQKLQKRLREELEWVRSGAKARQTKNKARLARYEEMAAEAEKHRKLDFEEIQIPTPPRLGNVVVEVEHLDKGFDGRVLIKDLSFTLPRNGIVGVIGPNGVGKTTLFKTIVGLEEPDSGTVKVGDTVKLSYVDQNRANIDPKKTVFEVVSDGLDFIEVGQNEMPSRAYVSAFGFKGPDQQKPAGVLSGGERNRLNLALTLKEGGNLILLDEPTNDLDVETLSSLENALQQFPGCAVVISHDRWFLDRTCTHILAWEGNVAEGQWFWFEGNFEAYEANKIERLGADAARPHRVTHRKLTRD, from the coding sequence ATGGCGGAGTTCATTTACACGATGAAGAAGGTGCGCAAGGCGCACGGTGACAAGGTCATCCTCGATGACGTCACCATGAGCTTCTACCACGGCGCGAAGATCGGCGTCGTCGGACCCAACGGCGCGGGCAAGTCGTCGATTCTCAAGATCATGGCCGGGCTCGATCAGCCCAGCAACGGCGAGGCCTTCCTCGATCCGGAGGCCACCGTCGGCATCCTCCAGCAGGAGCCGCCCCTCAACGAGGAGAAGACGGTCAAGGAGAACGTCGAGGAAGGCCTCGGCGAGATCAAGGTCAAGCTCGACCGCTTCAACGAAATCGCCGAGCTCATGGCCACCGACTACTCCGACGAGCTGATGGAGGAGATGGGCAAGCTCCAGGAGGAGCTCGATCACGCCAACGCGTGGGATCTCGACTCGCAGCTCGAGCAGGCCATGGACGCGCTGCGCTGCCCTCCGCCGGACGAGCCCGTCACCCACCTCTCCGGTGGTGAGCGCCGCCGTGTCGCGCTGTGCAAGCTGCTGCTGAGCAAGCCCGACCTGCTGCTCCTCGACGAGCCCACCAACCACCTCGACGCCGAGTCGGTGCTGTGGCTCGAGCAGTTCCTCGCGTCGTACCCGGGCGCCGTGCTGGCCGTCACGCACGACCGGTACTTCCTCGATCACGTCGCGCAGTGGATCTGCGAGGTCGACCGCGGCAAGCTGCATCCCTACGAGGGCAACTACTCCACCTACCTGGAGAAGAAGGCCGAGCGCCTCGAGGTGCAGGGCAAGAAGGACCAGAAGCTGCAGAAGCGGCTCCGCGAGGAACTCGAGTGGGTCCGCTCCGGCGCCAAGGCCCGGCAGACGAAGAACAAGGCGCGTCTGGCCCGTTACGAGGAGATGGCTGCGGAGGCCGAGAAGCACCGCAAGCTCGACTTCGAGGAGATCCAGATCCCGACGCCGCCGCGTCTGGGCAACGTCGTCGTCGAGGTCGAGCACCTCGACAAGGGCTTCGACGGCCGCGTCCTGATCAAGGACCTGTCGTTCACGCTGCCGCGCAACGGCATCGTCGGTGTCATCGGCCCCAACGGTGTCGGCAAGACCACTCTGTTCAAGACGATCGTCGGTCTCGAGGAGCCGGACAGCGGCACCGTCAAGGTGGGCGACACGGTCAAGCTCAGCTACGTCGACCAGAACCGCGCGAACATCGATCCGAAGAAGACGGTCTTCGAGGTGGTCTCCGACGGTCTCGACTTCATCGAGGTCGGGCAGAACGAGATGCCCTCGCGTGCCTACGTGAGCGCGTTCGGTTTCAAGGGCCCCGATCAGCAGAAGCCGGCCGGTGTGCTGTCCGGTGGTGAGCGCAACCGCCTGAACCTGGCGCTCACGCTCAAGGAGGGCGGCAACCTGATCCTCCTCGACGAGCCGACCAACGACCTCGACGTCGAGACCCTGTCGTCGCTCGAGAACGCGCTGCAGCAGTTCCCGGGCTGCGCCGTCGTGATCTCCCACGACCGCTGGTTCCTCGACCGCACCTGTACCCACATCCTGGCGTGGGAGGGCAACGTCGCAGAGGGCCAGTGGTTCTGGTTCGAGGGCAACTTCGAGGCCTACGAGGCGAACAAGATCGAGCGCCTCGGTGCGGACGCCGCACGTCCGCACCGTGTCACGCACCGGAAGCTCACGCGTGACTGA